From a region of the Panicum virgatum strain AP13 chromosome 2K, P.virgatum_v5, whole genome shotgun sequence genome:
- the LOC120688265 gene encoding photosynthetic NDH subunit of subcomplex B 3, chloroplastic-like: MDSTVQLTGLLGVSSPPLAQSHCYSRSGARKQSCSLRAPRRQGMTRLRAVGMGAPGGEPPAAAPEQVEEPSVDFAFVSPRLLPDGTPDVHYRTARGGQKLRDIMLEGYIDLYGPYDKLLLNCSGGGVCGTCIVEVVQGKEMLSPKTDVEKEVLKRKPKTWRLACQATVGNADSTGQMVIQQLPEWKIHEWDK, translated from the exons ATGGATTCCACCGTGCAGCTCACCGGCCTCCTCGGCGTCTCCTCGCCCCCTCTCGCCCAGTCCCACTGCTACAGCCGCAGCGGCGCCAGGAAGCAGAGCTGCTCgctccgcgcgccgcggcggcaggggatgacgcgcctccgcgccgtcgggatgggcgcgcccggcggcgagcctcccgccgccgcgccggagcaGGTCGAGGAGCCGTCCGTCGACTTCGCGTTCGTCAGC CCGCGGCTGCTGCCGGACGGGACGCCGGACGTGCACTACCggacggcgcgcggcgggcagAAGCTCCGGGACATCATGCTCGAGGGCTACATCGACCTCTACGGGCCCTAC GATAAGCTGCTCCTCAACTGCTCGGGAGGCGGCGTCTGCGGGACCTGCATCGTCGAG GTGGTTCAAGGCAAGGAAATGCTCTCTCCAAAAACTGATGTGGAGAAGGAGGTGCTCAAAAGG AAACCCAAGACGTGGAGATTGGCGTGCCAGGCTACGGTCGGCAATGCAGATTCGACTGGGCAG ATGGTCATTCAGCAATTGCCGGAGTGGAAGATACATGAGTGGGACAAGTAG
- the LOC120688247 gene encoding uncharacterized protein LOC120688247 — MGFAGTKRKGAPLASPAVCAARPCNSSSGAPAAAMGGSSSGASAAMEDWRDWALLLPDLKEVIAARVLAADVVDYMSMRAVCTSWRASAPCPRDPTLRDARLWPRGWVALCDGDGVRPADACEVAFLQTATGRCVRARLPELRGYRIVGFTDGLLILLNKDTTAVRVLHPFTRVAVDLPPIAAIFNYMVKNQQSRAWMRAAVCMSQSSDSIAVVAWFPNSPGVVVSEPSFPCWYIINHNIQLAAAVSFQGSVYGVISNERQVVQVYPQCLKPCIARIPNTFGIPQTHLFFLVESATRLILVLRHFNFENSVAGYRPCEFALFEVDTADEHRRLNPLSSLGDQALFISRDRCLSVSHNNLHSITGNAIYFYSEDLYPIIMYSVSSGTCEMISTLSIIHNFKKKIRPSVRPFTLVDHLFTFCNHRHWSSGLMFHEYHCIPRSWKAIFKKLKAQDCEVQVKSLEGSRLTNNTSLSTLRASYNKNYHPSPSSLD; from the exons ATGGGCTTCGCCGGAACGAAGCGCAAAGGAGCCCCCTTAGCGTCGCCCGCCGTCTGCGCTGCCCGTCCTTGCAATTCCTCATCtggggcaccggcggcggcgatggggggCTCCTCATCTGGTGCATCAGCTGCGATGGAGGATTGGAGGGATTGGGCGTTGCTACTCCCGGATCTGAAGGAAGTCATCGCGGCACGCGTCCTGGCGGCGGACGTTGTGGACTACATGTCGATGCGCGCCGTATGCACGAGCTGGCGCGCGTCTGCGCCCTGTCCGCGCGACCCCACCCTCCGCGACGCGCGTCTCTGGCCGCGCGGCTGGGTCGCGCtctgcgacggcgacggcgtgcgccCAGCCGACGCATGCGAGGTCGCCTTCCTCCAAACTGCCACCGGCAGATGCGTTCGCGCCCGCCTGCCGGAGCTGCGCGGTTACCGAATCGTCGGCTTCACTGACGGCCTCCTCATCCTGCTCAACAAGGACACCACGGCCGTTCGCGTCCTGCACCCCTTCACCCGCGTCGCCGTGGACCTCCCGCCCATTGCCGCTATCTTCAACTACATGGTCAAGAACCAACAGTCCAGAGCCTGGATGAGAGCTGCAGTGTGCATGTCACAGTCATCCGATTCGATTGCTGTAGTGGCATGGTTTCCCAATTCACCAGGGGTGGTGGTGAGCGAGCCTAGCTTCCCGTGCTGGTACATCATCAACCACAACATTCAGCTCGCCGCTGCTGTTTCCTTCCAGGGCAGTGTATATGGTGTCATTAGCAACGAGAGGCAGGTCGTACAGGTCTACCCTCAATGTCTGAAACCTTGTATTGCTCGTATCCCCAACACATTTGGCATTCCTCAAACACATTTGTTCTTCCTAGTGGAGTCCGCTACACGTTTGATTCTTGTGCTTAGGCACTTTAACTTTGAAAATAGTGTAGCGGGGTATCGGCCTTGTGAGTTTGCCTTGTTTGAGGTTGACACAGCTGATGAGCACAGGAGGCTTAATCCACTGAGCAGCCTTGGTGACCAAGCTTTGTTTATTAGCCGTGACCGTTGCCTTTCTGTGTCTCACAACAACCTGCATTCTATCACTGGCAATGCCATTTACTTCTACTCTGAAGATCTCTATCCCATTATTATGTACTCTGTCAGCAGCGGCACATGTGAGATGATATCAACGTTGTCCATCATCCATAACTTTAAAAAGAAGATTCGTCCATCTGTGCGACCTTTTACACTTGTTGATCATCTATTCACCTTTTGCAACCATCGCCACTG GTCAAGTGGACTCATGTTTCATGAATACCATTGCATACCTAGGAGTTGGAAGGCTATTTTTAAGAAACTCAAAGCCCAAGATTGTGAAGTTCAGGTTAAAAGCTTGGAGGGTTCAAGGTTGACGAATAATACTAGCTTGTCCACCTTGAGGGCTTCTTATAACAAGAATTACCATCCTTCACCCTCTTCCCTTG ACTGA